Proteins co-encoded in one Plasmodium coatneyi strain Hackeri chromosome 7, complete sequence genomic window:
- a CDS encoding E1-E2 ATPase/hydrolase, whose amino-acid sequence MAKSVLLLSNINSSVKSKITSLHIEEVDGVEEVTFDENSASILFNDSIIDANRLVAIINSSKNMDGEFQEEDKVEKDNTLNEFVHGENVEDVNTFTFYPKGKKTKGNHHNSYAKNINLGKNMDEGVNSRGIPDGDGYVTLENAFGVGEGVDKHVHGGDSGENLGHEKISRQFSSGYAGSYCEEGYQEIYRKGMDDGLGDGFGGNVHDMQTGQCPGERPANVTDNILRDAHNGRGGKNAHAANKAEVEGEHGSDKNPLHSENFNTLQSVTQTKRSKQHGKKQEMDQSNRQCARKDGCKEAQLRKGDSLQSERSRRGNIFQDYETYRGKKENIYICELRIYNMTCDNCGNKIIKFLKDKNLIMDGNSFATDSKVKLKLNVSSEGDSYNPSIGFNYQGSDNNSVKNFVNKIMNEIKDSGFNNDLIDLYKDEDNQSNGILFDITLYVFRDDVIKAYDLLKNMKGIKNVEYDVRHEYVYILYNPDVVGIRFILECLKKKKNIDAYYDEDKEKFFRSTKNNEMNNSRKLIELLCCFFLSIVIIVLNNYQMNMGSMNGFYSYGNYKNYVNMLNFFNFKNGKGDFGGENNFSFGPSFTERYFPHGEEEGMTTTGGSASTRVFTSDVEGNSRKGKFQEVAPSDGKEGKGEDNSTIVNPENINVRMAQGKEVGKGVDHLEEGAAEVEDGEGLHAADDKSGEKNTKAKQTKERGKDRLFPSDKIQLKTYEENGVNDEEGVEDAVGKKAHTSKKIIPNSNYFQKASSNGGHIKKGSMTEIGEVDFLFDFRRDDKQKEEVNGGKRAGTSNDVAASAEGAVLRKDPHPRGESVAHFHARFSRGASAKGKTVNSGKEVKMESAQEGNIKEEEEEQSGKMAKGSTKEEQLLKRESIFYENNLNSSMANTSSSTYLDNKIFGNLPLRLFFIFLLSSIVYLYFGFHFVLNGYKNFKNGIISMNVLISISSSFSYFYSLLLLLFCLFFSVDMDGIPLYFDSSALLICIMKLGFEIENFLVSFTKKKIEDLYERNTNQVYILEKRNDKTEDTQLKKQISNCTVSSLQNGKDNGAALCHSNSSDNRNVSHSGHGYMSPVGSSALSDLCKNSSQFSKGEFKIEEGMGGGAGDDSPSKRQILPPMNEKE is encoded by the coding sequence ATGGCAAAAAGTGTTTTGCTCCTTAGTAACATAAACAGTAGTGTGAAAAGTAAGATAACTTCTTTGCACATAGAAGAGGTAGATGGGGTAGAGGAGGTCACTTTCGACGAGAACTCTGCTTCCATATTGTTCAATGACAGTATAATTGATGCGAACAGGTTAGTAGCAATTATAAACAGTAGCAAAAATATGGATGGAGAGTTCCAAGAGGAAGATAAAGTAGAAAAGGACAACACACTGAACGAATTCGTTCATGGTGAAAATGTCGAAGATGTAAACACGTTTACTTTTTATccgaagggaaagaagacaAAAGGTAATCACCACAATAGTTATGCTAAAAATAtcaatttgggaaaaaatatggatgAAGGGGTGAACTCGAGGGGGATACCCGATGGGGATGGATATGTGACTTTAGAAAATGCATTTGGCGTTGGTGAAGGCGTTGATAAGCACGTTCACGGTGGTGACAGTGGTGAAAATTTGGGGCATGAAAAAATAAGCCGACAGTTTAGCAGTGGATATGCCGGGAGTTACTGTGAAGAGGGGTATCAAGAAATTTATAGGAAGGGCATGGATGATGGGCTAGGTGACGGATTTGGTGGTAATGTGCATGATATGCAGACCGGTCAGTGTCCTGGTGAGCGCCCTGCTAACGTTACGGATAACATCTTGAGGGATGCTCATAACGGAAGAGGAGGCAAAAATGCGCATGCGGCCAACAAGGCAGAAGTGGAAGGTGAACACGGAAGTGATAAAAACCCCCTCCATAGCGAAAACTTCAATACCCTCCAGTCGGTTACCCAAACCAAAAGGAGCAAGCAGCATGGTAAGAAGCAGGAGATGGACCAATCGAACCGTCAATGCGCAAGGAAGGACGGGTGCAAGGAGGCACAGTTACGTAAGGGAGATTCACTCCAAAGTGAAAGAAGCCGAAGAGGAAACATCTTCCAAGATTACGAAACGtacagagggaaaaaagaaaatatatacatttgcgAATTGAGAATTTACAACATGACCTGTGACAATTgtggaaataaaattatcaaatttttaaaagacaaaaatttaaTCATGGATGGAAATAGTTTCGCAACAGATAGTAAAGTCAAGTTAAAGTTGAACGTGTCTTCTGAGGGGGATTCTTATAACCCCAGCATCGGTTTCAACTACCAAGGTAGCGATAACaatagtgtaaaaaattttgtgaacaaaataatgaatgaaataaaggaCAGCGGATTTAATAACGACTTGATAGATTTGTACAAGGATGAAGATAACCAAAGTAACGGCATCCTCTTTGACATAACTTTGTATGTATTTAGGGACGACGTGATTAAGGCCTATGACTtgttgaaaaatatgaagggaattaaaaatgtagaatatGATGTGCGGCATGAGTATGTCTACATTTTGTATAACCCAGATGTGGTCGGAATTAGGTTCATTTTGGAAtgcttaaaaaagaagaaaaatatcgaCGCTTACTATGATGaagataaggaaaaattttttagaagcacaaaaaataacgaaATGAATAATTCTCGTAAATTAATTGAACTTTtgtgttgcttttttttgagcattGTCATTATAGTGCTTAATAATTACCAAATGAATATGGGTTCAATGAATGGCTTCTACTCCTATGGTAATTACAAGAATTACGTGAAtatgcttaattttttcaacttcaaaaatgggaaaggtgattttgggggggagaacaatttttccttcggtCCCTCTTTCACCGAACGGTATTTTCCACATGGGGAAGAGGAGGGAATGACCACGACGGGTGGAAGTGCATCTACACGCGTTTTCACTTCCGATGTGGAGGGCAACTCTAGAAAGGGGAAGTTCCAGGAGGTTGCACCAAGTGATGGGAAGGAAGGCAAGGGGGAAGACAACTCGACCATCGTGAACCCCGAAAACATAAATGTTAGGATGGCTCAGGGTAAAGAAGTTGGTAAGGGGGTGGACCATTTGGAGGAAGGGGCCGCAGAAGTGGAAGATGGAGAAGGACTCCACGCTGCAGATGACAAATCTGGAGAGAAAAACACGAAGGCGAAACAAACGAAAGAACGCGGGAAGGATAGATTATTCCCGTCTGACAAAATACAATTAAAAACATATGAGGAAAATGGTGTGAATGATGAGGAAGGAGTGGAGGATGCCGTGGGAAAGAAGGCGCACACTTCGAAGAAGATTATTCCGAACTCTAACTACTTTCAGAAGGCGTCTTCAAATGGTGGACATATTAAGAAGGGGAGTATGACCGAGATTGGCGAGGTGGATTTTTTGTTTGACTTTCGACGGGATGACAAGCAGAAAGAAGAGGTAAATGGAGGAAAACGTGCAGGAACGTCTAACGATGTAGCAGCGTCCGCTGAAGGGGCTGTTCTCAGGAAGGACCCTCATCCCAGGGGAGAATCCGTTGCACATTTTCATGCCCGCTTCAGCAGAGGTGCAAGCGCAAAGGGGAAGACCGTAAATTCgggaaaagaagtgaaaatggAATCGGCCCAAGAGGGAAACAttaaagaagaggaagaagaacaaagtgGTAAAATGGCAAAAGGGAGTACCAAGGAGGAacaattattaaaaagggaatccattttttatgagaACAATTTAAACAGTAGTATGGCCAATACGTCGTCAAGCACGTATCTGGACAATAAAATATTTGGAAACCTGCCGCTCAGgttattctttatttttttgctaagCTCCATTGTTTACCTTTATTTCggatttcattttgttttaaatGGATACAAGAATTTTAAGAATGGAATAATAAGCATGAACGTTTTAATATCCATCAGTTCCTCGTTTTCCTACTTTTACTCCCTGCTGCTTTTGCTcttctgtttgtttttttctgttgacATGGACGGAATTCCACTCTACTTCGACTCGTCCGCTTTGCtaatatgtataatgaaATTAGGGTTCGAAATTGAAAACTTCTTAGTCAGttttacgaaaaagaaaatagaagATTTGTATGAGAGGAACACCAATCAAGTATACATCCTGGAGAAGAGGAATGACAAAACGGAAGATACCCAGTTAAAGAAGCAGATAAGTAATTGTACGGTTAGCAGtttgcaaaatgggaaagacaATGGGGCAGCACTTTGTCATAGCAACTCGAGTGACAATCGAAATGTGTCCCACAGTGGACATGGATATATGTCTCCTGTTGGAAGTAGTGCACTGTCTGACCTTTGCAAAAATAGTTCTCAGTTTTCAAAGGGAGAGTTTAAGatagaggaaggaatgggtGGAGGAGCAGGAGATGATTCCCCCAGCAAGAGGCAGATCCTCCCCCCCATGAACGAAAAGGAGTAG
- a CDS encoding E1-E2 ATPase/hydrolase: protein MNDDISYVDESMISGEKKPITKFKGDKIYAGSKCVQGMIILFVDDISKGNYIEYVKKTLDEVNCKKTNLQLYADKIASIFIPFIMGLCIVVFFIWFFLTYFDYVNIRKDNYFKLNRFLSCVFFSIHFSLSILCVACPCAVGLASPLSIAISSYICSSIGIILKNINIFEIFLECNHFIFDKTGTLTVGKPVVNKVYVSSNLEFFTDQLLKSASKNKLVVKFGEDHMGSSLDSLPSDDHHFSNFHLHKGEEKNKRAQKSKPTLGDINGESVYSRLGDTSDGGEHYGNVDKRVKNKGNLLHGSAAYVGDIPGKNEQRDRLGGKDSWPQYRGTLTEEYKNDEGNNKTLNFIESIHCSGKNVTFYSFTTQRDYYKIEIKKSVMRREERNSSKNSNDTEDIPCSGKKSIFNRLLSFINDKRKKSKYNQIGDPSLKEYFINNSEMSIYSEDDSYTSETSSENNDTTVTDTQADGQAPYGGQIKQNDDDQFDSENNLSEKISNWLYLFLSLSSNLEKYSNHLYATSINTFINSNFCINETFDVQNLKNEKSQGITGVVNDLSVTIGTLYYCYTKYKNTHCRNVAESVDEKLSIKNLEAHLYSCDCNVHKTYQYLYNYSNSKKNESNNIIFMCIEGIIVGFFTLVDDIKPEVFDLIRYLKRERKKVYVCTGDNYMNALYISKILGIPKKNVSSNTLPMEKVHFVKKIQALGSGKVCMIGDGINDCFALKSADLGLSLSTRSNVVMDSADACIVDNDISVITKLFEISRKTLIVIKFNFLFSFLINVFFILLASGSFYALNYVFSPFLFTFLMFCSSIIVILSSLSLKFLLRDV from the exons ATGAATGACGACATTTCCTATGTAGACGAAAGTATGATaagtggggagaaaaaaccCATTACCAAATTTAAAGGAGACAAAATATATGCAGGGTCTAAATGTGTCCAGGGGATGATAATTCTTTTTGTTGATGATATTTCCAAGGGGAATTATATTgaatatgttaaaaaaacTTTAGATGAAgtgaattgcaaaaaaacgaatttacAATTATATGCAGATAAAATAGCCAGTATATTTATCCCATTCATTATGGGGTTATGCATTGTGGTATTTTTCATTTGGTTTTTCCTAACCTATTTTGATTATGtaaatataaggaaggatAATTATTTTAAGTTGAACAGATTTTTAtcgtgtgtatttttttctatacatttttccttatcaaTTTTATGTGTGGCTTGTCCCTGTGCCGTTGGGTTGGCGAGTCCCCTATCCATTGCCATCAGCTCGTACATTTGTAGCAGCATaggaattattttaaaaaatataaacatcTTCGAAATATTCCTGGAGTGTaatcatttcatttttgacaAAACGGGCACGCTAACAGTTGGGAAGCCGGTGGTAAACAAGGTGTACGTGTCTTCCAATTTAGAGTTTTTCACAGACCAGTTGTTGAAGAGTGCGTCAAAGAACAAGCTTGTTGTGAAATTTGGGGAAGACCATATGGGCAGTTCGTTGGACTCTCTCCCAAGCGATGATCACCATTTTAGCAATTTTCATCTGCACAAgggtgaagagaaaaataaaagagcacAGAAAAGTAAACCCACTCTGGGTGACATAAATGGGGAAAGTGTGTACAGTCGTCTAGGTGATACTTCCGATGGGGGGGAACATTATGGAAACGTGGACAAGAGGGtaaaaaataaggggaacCTTTTGCATGGCTCCGCTGCCTATGTGGGGGATATCCCAGGGAAGAATGAACAGAGAGATCGATTAGGTGGAAAGGACAGCTGGCCGCAATACCGAGGCACCCTCACCGAAGAGTACAAAAATGATGAGGGTAATAATAAGACCCTAAATTTTATTGAAAGCATCCACTGCTCAGGCAAAAATGTCACCTTCTACTCCTTCACGACGCAAAGGGACTATTACAAAATTGAGATAAAAAAGTCGGTAatgaggagggaagaaagaaacagTTCGAAAAACTCCAACGATACGGAAGACATCCCCTgcagtggaaaaaaatccatCTTCAATCGGTTACTGTCATTTATAAATgataagaggaagaaaagtaaaTATAACCAAATAGGAGATCCTTCGCTCAAGGAGTATTTTATAAACAATTCGGAAATGTCCATTTATTCAGAGGACGATTCTTATACGAGCGAAACGAGCAGCGAAAATAATGACACTACCGTTACGGATACACAGGCAGATGGACAAGCGCCATACGGCGGTCAGATtaaacaaaatgatgatGACCAATTTGATAGTGAAAACAATTTgagtgaaaaaattagcaactGGTTATACCTCTTTTTAAGTTTAAGTTCAAATTTGGAAAAGTATAGTAACCATTTATACGCTACGTCAATAAATACCTTTATAAACTCCAATTTTTGCATTAATGAAACATTTGATGtgcaaaatttgaaaaatgagaaaagtcAGGGAATTACTGGAGTGGTAAATGATTTATCGGTTACCATTGGTACGTTGTACTACTGCTATACCAAGTATAAAAACACACACTGTCGGAATGTAGCAGAAAGTGTTGATGAAAAATTGAGTATCAAAAATTTGGAGGCCCATCTGTATTCGTGTGATTGTAATGTGCATAAGACTTATCAGTACCTGTACAATTATTCCAatagcaaaaaaaacgaaagtaataatataatttttatgtgtatagaAGGAATAATTGTCGGATTTTTTACCCTCGTGGATGACATAAAACCGGAGGTATTTGATTTGATTAGGTACCTAAAGAGGGAACGCAAAAAGGTGTACGTCTGTACTGGTGATAATTATATGAATGCTCTTTAcatttccaaaattttggGCATACCAAAAAAGAATGTGTCCTCGAATACCTTGCCCATGGAGAAGGTCCACTTTGTGAAGAAGATACAGGCACTCGGTAGTG GAAAAGTGTGCATGATCGGAGACGGAATAAACGACTGCTTCGCCCTGAAGAGCGCGGACCTGGGGCTGTCCCTGAGCACGAGGTCAAACGTGGTCATGGACAGCGCCGACGCGTGCATCGTCGACAATGATATAAGCGTCATAACCAAGTTGTTTGAAATAAGCAGAAAAACCTTGATAGTGATCAAATTcaactttttgttttccttcctcatcaacgtcttttttattctcctgGCAAGCGGGTCGTTCTACGCCCTCAACTACGTCTTTTCGCCTTTCCTGTTCACCTTTCTCATGTTTTGCAGCTCGATCATTGTGATCCTCTCGTCATTGTCTTTGAAATT ccttCTACGGGACGTATGA
- a CDS encoding Replication protein a large subunit produces the protein MSENDLLFRISQITTYVSKWIIKAKVVNKTKLSTFKNNNSFFSIDVTDVHGDSISCKFWGSSADKWFNNIEMKKVYIFSKGRVSIANPKYNTVKHKYELTFNEDSEIHEVKDDGEIKIQKKISLVNLRDIKIATKETPFTADLIGIVKHIGPVSNLKTKQGNDIAKQNIIIVDDTKHSFEIAFWDSKVDLIKDEIKENEIYIFTNISIRNWNDMKNGTFGVTSSIEKIESLNEELKAKCTMISEWYNTNGKYEQFTNMRNILSNDVSQIPEKHYALSDVNDVLAKVSGTYTLVGRIKRIYWKSKENEHRFYYPACTKCKKKLLSSGQDNATDNDYEANPNDEESIVYSCMNCDENNVKPYYNYTFNFLFMDFSGSMSIRVFSDEGYNLLGKKAEELKSLDEDNLNYLFNYDFLYKEYKVVVRVNQRLYNGIERVNFTAIKISPQKHSDISYLLNEIQLLISKDNTPNKNKRALNDDSQDAKKQKI, from the exons ATGAGCGAAAACGA cCTCCTCTTCCGCATCAGCCAAATAACGACCTACGTGAGCAAATGGATAATCAAGGCCAAAGTGGTGAACAAGACGAAGCTGTCCACCTTcaaaaacaacaacagctTCTTCAGCATAGATGTGACGGACGTGCATGGGGATTCCATCTCGTGTAAATTCTGGGGGAGCTCGGCGGACAAATGGTTCAACAACatcgaaatgaaaaaagtatacatattttccaaGGGTAGAGTTTCCATCGCTAATCCTAAGTACAACACGGTAAAGCATAAATACGAATTGACGTTTAACGAGGATAGCGAAATTCATGAAGTGAAAGATgatggagaaataaaaatacagaaaaaaatctCGCTAGTCAATTTAAGGGACATAAAAATAGCAACAAAGGAAACCCCATTCACAGCAGATTTGATAGGTATAGTTAAGCACATTGGCCCCGTAAGCAATTTAAAGACAAAACAAGGAAATGACATAGCAAAGCAAAATATAATAATCGTTGACGACACGAAACACTCCTTCGAAATAGCCTTCTGGGACAGCAAGGTAGATTTAATAAAAgatgaaataaaggaaaacgaaattTATATCTTTACCAACATAAGTATACGAAATTGGAATGacatgaaaaatggaacttTTGGCGTCACCAGTTCGatcgaaaaaatagaaagcttaaatgaagaattaaaagcTAAATGTACAATGATATCAGAATGGTATAATACGAATGGAAAATATGAGCAGTTCACCAACATGAGGAATATCCTATCCAATGACGTCAGCCAAATTCCTGAAAAACATTACGCCCTAAGTGACGTAAATGATGTTTTAGCAAAAGTATCTGGTACATACACACTGGtaggaagaattaaaagaatatattGGAAGAGTAAAGAAAATGAGCATCGATTCTACTATCCTGCTTGCaccaaatgtaaaaaaaaattactgtCAAGTGGACAGGACAATGCCACAGATAATGATTATGAAGCAAATCCAAATGATGAAGAAAGTATTGTCTACTCATGTATGAATTGTGATGAAAATAATGTTAAGCCTTATTATAACTACACCTTTAATTTCCTGTTCATGGATTTTTCCGGATCTATGAGCATAAGGGTTTTCTCCGATGAAGGGTATAATTTATTGGgcaaaaaagcagaagagtTAAAAAGCCTCGATGAAGATAATTTGAATTACCTCTTCAATTACGATTTCTTATATAAGGAGTACAaggtggttgttagggttaaCCAGAGATTGTATAACGGAATAGAGCGCGTCAACTTTACCGCCATAAAAATTTCCCCGCAAAAACATTCGGACATATCCTATTTGCTAAACGAAATTCAGCTACTCATTTCCAAGGATAATACGCCTAATAAGAATAAGAGGGCTCTAAATGACGATTCCCAGGATGCcaagaagcagaaaatatAA